In Macaca thibetana thibetana isolate TM-01 chromosome 8, ASM2454274v1, whole genome shotgun sequence, one DNA window encodes the following:
- the NPBWR1 gene encoding neuropeptides B/W receptor type 1 gives MDNASFSEPWPTNSSCPGWALSCSNASTLAPLPAPLAVAVPVVYAVICAVGLAGNSAVLYVLLRAPRMKTVTNLFILNLAIADELFTLVLPINIADFLLRQWPFGELMCKLIVAIDQYNTFSSLYFLTVMSADRYLVVLATAESRRVAGRTYSAARAVSLAVWGLVTLVVLPFAVFARLDDEQGRRQCVLVFPQPEAFWWRASRLYTLVLGFAIPVSTICVLYTTLLCRLHAMRLDSHAKALQRAKKRVTFLVVAILAVCLLCWTPYHLSTVVALTTDLPQTPLVIAISYFITSLSYANSCLNPFLYAFLDDSFRRNLRQLITCRAAA, from the coding sequence ATGGACAACGCCTCGTTCTCGGAGCCTTGGCCCACCAACTCATCGTGCCCCGGCTGGGCGCTGAGCTGCTCCAACGCGTCGACTCTGGCGCCGCTGCCGGCACCGCTGGCGGTGGCTGTGCCGGTTGTCTACGCGGTGATCTGCGCCGTGGGTCTGGCTGGCAACTCCGCCGTGCTGTACGTGTTGCTGCGGGCGCCCCGCATGAAGACCGTCACCAACCTGTTCATCCTCAACCTGGCCATCGCCGATGAGCTCTTCACACTGGTGCTGCCCATCAACATCGCCGACTTCCTGCTGCGGCAGTGGCCCTTCGGGGAGCTCATGTGCAAACTCATCGTGGCTATCGACCAGTACAACACCTTCTCCAGCCTCTACTTCCTCACCGTCATGAGCGCCGACCGCTACCTGGTGGTGTTGGCCACTGCCGAGTCGCGCCGAGTGGCCGGCCGCACCTACAGCGCAGCGCGCGCGGTGAGCCTGGCTGTGTGGGGGCTCGTCACACTCGTCGTGCTGCCCTTCGCAGTCTTCGCCCGGCTTGACGACGAACAGGGCAGGCGCCAGTGCGTGCTGGTCTTCCCGCAGCCCGAGGCCTTCTGGTGGCGCGCGAGCCGCCTCTACACGCTCGTGCTGGGCTTCGCCATCCCGGTGTCCACCATCTGTGTCCTCTATACCACCCTGCTGTGCCGGCTGCATGCCATGCGGCTGGACAGCCACGCCAAGGCCCTGCAGCGCGCCAAGAAGCGGGTGACGTTCCTGGTGGTGGCGATCCTGGCCGTGTGCCTCCTCTGCTGGACGCCCTACCACCTGAGCACCGTGGTGGCTCTCACCACCGACCTCCCGCAGACGCCGCTCGTCATCGCTATCTCCTACTTCATCACCAGCCTGAGTTACGCCAACAGCTGCCTCAACCCGTTCCTCTACGCCTTCCTGGACGACAGCTTTCGCAGGAACCTCCGCCAGCTGATAACTTGCCGCGCGGCCGCCTGA